In Lentimicrobiaceae bacterium, a single genomic region encodes these proteins:
- a CDS encoding glycoside hydrolase family 25 protein produces the protein MVRRYKLTKKGKKFFTAFTFTLLMLTVVWISAHNCSSNKNTHTIGNDSTGNLNDFGIYLPESYQVHGIDISKHQKDIDWKAVSTMQAGDKKISFVFIKATEGATREDDQFCQNWEKAKENNLLRGAYHFYRPARTPEEQAAIFFSKVELETGDLPPVVDFETTNKRSKSQIQYGLSRFLRLLENKYKVKPIIYTNLSYYKNYIKGRFDNYPIWIACYWGEDTLKTLDYSWHFWQHSSVGKVNGIQGSVDFNVFKGTLDELKAMCIP, from the coding sequence ATGGTGAGGAGATACAAACTGACGAAAAAAGGCAAGAAATTTTTTACAGCATTTACATTTACACTACTTATGTTGACAGTGGTCTGGATTTCAGCCCACAATTGTTCTTCCAACAAAAATACCCATACTATAGGCAACGATTCCACAGGCAATCTTAACGATTTCGGAATTTACCTGCCCGAAAGCTACCAAGTGCACGGCATTGATATTTCAAAACACCAGAAAGATATTGACTGGAAAGCCGTAAGCACCATGCAGGCAGGTGATAAAAAAATCAGCTTCGTGTTTATAAAAGCCACTGAAGGTGCCACCCGCGAAGACGACCAGTTTTGCCAGAACTGGGAAAAAGCAAAAGAAAACAATCTTCTGCGTGGTGCTTACCATTTCTATCGTCCTGCCCGAACTCCGGAAGAACAGGCTGCCATTTTTTTCAGTAAGGTTGAACTCGAAACGGGCGATCTTCCTCCTGTTGTAGATTTTGAAACCACTAACAAGCGTTCAAAATCACAGATTCAGTACGGACTTTCACGTTTCCTTCGGCTTCTCGAAAACAAGTACAAGGTTAAACCCATCATCTATACAAATCTTTCGTATTACAAGAATTATATTAAAGGCAGATTCGACAATTATCCCATCTGGATAGCCTGTTACTGGGGCGAGGATACTTTAAAAACCTTGGATTACAGCTGGCATTTCTGGCAACATAGCAGCGTGGGCAAAGTAAACGGAATACAGGGGAGCGTGGATTTTAACGTGTTCAAAGGTACCCTCGACGAATTAAAAGCAATGTGCATTCCCTGA
- a CDS encoding thioredoxin family protein, whose translation MKKLIFTTLILISFCGFSQNMNQKVMDSKKNIEILLGYCNRQGFSICPFDSAYQAGYPSYTPDAAVLEEIAPLLPEITITIVMGTWCGDSKDQVPRFYKILDALQFDESKVSLICVDRDKKAGFVSLEDMNIQLVPTFIFFRNGKELCRIVETPSESLEKDMLRVLSVQ comes from the coding sequence ATGAAGAAGCTGATATTTACCACATTAATTTTAATCAGTTTTTGTGGTTTTTCTCAAAATATGAATCAAAAAGTAATGGATTCAAAGAAAAATATTGAAATCCTCCTCGGCTACTGCAACCGCCAAGGCTTTTCCATCTGCCCTTTCGATAGTGCCTACCAGGCCGGATACCCATCCTATACTCCGGATGCTGCCGTATTAGAAGAAATCGCCCCTTTGCTTCCGGAAATTACCATTACCATTGTGATGGGAACCTGGTGTGGCGATAGCAAAGATCAGGTTCCGCGATTTTATAAAATCCTGGATGCCTTGCAATTTGACGAATCAAAAGTAAGTTTGATTTGTGTGGACAGAGATAAAAAAGCCGGTTTCGTCTCTCTCGAAGACATGAATATTCAATTAGTCCCTACTTTTATCTTTTTCAGAAATGGAAAAGAACTGTGCCGCATAGTAGAAACGCCATCTGAAAGCTTAGAAAAGGATATGCTACGGGTACTTTCTGTTCAGTAA
- the rfaE2 gene encoding D-glycero-beta-D-manno-heptose 1-phosphate adenylyltransferase, producing MEKIEIIRSKILDAESLDRKLAYWRFKEQKIVFTNGCFDLIHLGHIDYLAKAADFGNILFVGLNTDNSVRKLKGIHRPINNQEARAMALASLSFVTAVMLFDQDTPYELIKKVQPDILVKGADYAPEKIVGYDIVKAKNGEIITISLTEGYSTTAIEEKIRNLQR from the coding sequence ATGGAAAAAATTGAAATCATTCGCTCGAAAATACTGGATGCAGAAAGTCTCGACAGAAAATTAGCCTACTGGCGGTTTAAAGAACAGAAAATTGTCTTCACCAATGGCTGTTTCGATTTGATACACCTTGGGCATATTGATTACCTGGCAAAAGCAGCCGATTTTGGCAATATATTGTTTGTAGGTTTAAATACAGATAATTCTGTAAGAAAGTTGAAAGGCATACATCGCCCCATCAACAACCAGGAAGCTCGGGCGATGGCTCTGGCTTCACTGAGTTTTGTAACCGCCGTGATGCTTTTCGACCAGGATACCCCTTACGAACTGATAAAAAAAGTGCAACCAGATATTTTAGTTAAAGGCGCCGATTATGCTCCGGAAAAAATTGTGGGTTATGATATAGTGAAAGCCAAAAACGGCGAAATAATTACCATTTCTCTTACCGAAGGTTATTCTACTACTGCCATTGAAGAAAAAATACGTAACTTGCAGCGCTAA
- a CDS encoding glycoside hydrolase family 13 protein: protein MKTLRGKILLIFCVLYFQLFYAFAQNDNKNPMHIEPPNWWVGMKNTSLQLLVHAKDISSAKVSLIYPGVELKQVTAVESPNYLFLTLNISPLAKAGTFPIEFKTGKKSSIIYNYELKARKAGSAERTGFNTSDAFYLIMSDRFCNADTSNDNMPGMTEKANRSNPDGRHGGDLKGIESKLSYISDLGFTTVWMTPFLENNQKVYSYHGYSITDFYKTDPRFGTNEDFFHLVNTAHNLKMKVVMDMVFNHCGSFHWWINDLPAKDWINQWNEFTRTNYHASTVMDYHASANDRDKMVRGWFDNTMPDLNQNNPLMATYLIQNTIWWVEAAGLDGIRVDTYPYPCKYFMATWAKSVMDEYPNLNIVGEVWMAKTSLVAYYQQDAPNRDGYNSHLPSVFDFPMFYAIGSAFNENESWDKGLVQLYDVLSEDFLYTNTDNIIVFANNHDTERGFSIMKEDIRKYKMMVAFLFTIRGIPLMYYGDEILITGKKDKGDGDIRKDFPGGWADDKMNAFSSSGRTNEQNEAFNYLQRIAKWRSNKTVVQNGKLLHYLPEDGIYVYFRYNDNESVMVVLNNNESPKDIKTARFAEGIKDFTKARDIINNKNIENISTINIPAKSALIFELKK, encoded by the coding sequence ATGAAAACCCTAAGGGGCAAAATTTTGCTCATTTTCTGTGTTTTATATTTTCAGTTGTTTTATGCTTTTGCGCAAAACGACAATAAAAATCCTATGCACATTGAACCTCCCAACTGGTGGGTGGGTATGAAAAACACCAGCCTGCAATTGCTTGTGCACGCAAAGGATATTTCTTCGGCAAAGGTAAGCCTCATCTACCCCGGAGTGGAATTAAAACAGGTTACAGCCGTTGAAAGTCCCAATTACCTTTTCCTTACCCTCAATATTTCCCCTTTAGCCAAAGCCGGCACCTTTCCTATCGAATTCAAAACCGGGAAAAAATCATCCATAATTTATAATTACGAACTCAAAGCACGCAAAGCGGGTTCGGCTGAACGTACTGGATTCAACACTTCCGATGCCTTTTACCTGATAATGTCCGACAGATTCTGCAATGCCGACACTTCCAACGACAATATGCCCGGCATGACCGAAAAAGCCAACCGCAGCAACCCCGACGGCAGGCATGGCGGCGACCTCAAAGGCATCGAAAGCAAACTCAGTTATATTTCCGACCTCGGATTTACCACCGTTTGGATGACTCCTTTCCTCGAAAACAACCAGAAAGTGTATTCTTATCACGGCTATTCGATAACCGATTTCTACAAAACCGATCCCCGCTTCGGCACTAATGAAGATTTTTTTCACCTGGTAAATACCGCCCACAACTTGAAAATGAAAGTAGTAATGGATATGGTTTTCAACCATTGCGGAAGCTTTCATTGGTGGATAAACGACCTTCCGGCTAAAGACTGGATAAACCAATGGAATGAATTCACCCGTACAAACTATCACGCAAGCACTGTTATGGATTATCATGCTTCTGCAAACGACAGGGATAAAATGGTAAGAGGCTGGTTCGATAATACTATGCCCGACCTAAACCAAAACAACCCGTTAATGGCAACTTACCTTATCCAGAACACTATCTGGTGGGTTGAAGCTGCCGGACTTGATGGCATCAGAGTGGATACTTACCCTTACCCCTGCAAATATTTTATGGCTACCTGGGCAAAAAGTGTGATGGACGAATATCCAAACCTGAATATCGTAGGTGAAGTATGGATGGCAAAAACTTCTTTGGTAGCATACTACCAGCAAGATGCTCCCAATAGGGATGGATACAATTCCCACCTTCCCTCCGTATTCGACTTCCCGATGTTTTATGCCATAGGAAGCGCTTTTAACGAAAACGAAAGCTGGGACAAAGGTCTTGTACAGTTATACGATGTACTTTCAGAAGATTTTCTTTATACCAATACCGATAACATTATAGTGTTTGCCAATAACCACGACACTGAAAGAGGTTTTTCCATCATGAAGGAGGACATCCGCAAATACAAAATGATGGTGGCTTTTCTGTTTACCATTCGCGGTATCCCACTGATGTATTACGGAGATGAAATATTAATTACAGGTAAAAAAGACAAAGGCGATGGCGACATACGTAAAGATTTTCCTGGCGGTTGGGCTGACGACAAAATGAATGCCTTTAGTTCGTCGGGAAGAACAAATGAACAAAATGAAGCTTTCAATTATCTACAACGTATCGCTAAATGGAGAAGCAATAAAACCGTGGTTCAAAACGGTAAATTACTCCATTATCTTCCCGAAGATGGTATTTATGTGTATTTTCGCTATAATGACAACGAATCGGTAATGGTAGTATTAAACAACAACGAAAGCCCAAAGGACATTAAAACAGCCCGTTTTGCCGAAGGCATAAAAGATTTTACTAAGGCAAGGGATATTATTAATAATAAAAACATCGAAAATATCAGCACAATAAATATTCCGGCAAAATCAGCGTTAATTTTTGAATTGAAAAAGTAA
- the panC gene encoding pantoate--beta-alanine ligase, translated as MLIFKTIKEINDFISLKKRGQKSIGLVPTMGALHRGHLSLIQKAKEQNDVVVCSIFVNPIQFNNPEDLKKYPRTPQADQELLEKAGCNAIFSPDEKEMYPEPVTKVYEMGGLEKVMEGAFRPGHFNGVGVIVLKLFDIILPNKAYFGEKDFQQLTIIKYLTKIYSYPVTIVPCPIVRENNGLAMSSRNARLTAGEKSIAPLIYQTLVKAKGMYENNQEYYSADTVKKWVVENIEQNSPMKVEYFELSDIDTLQPVSNWTSDNGIIGCIAVYLGNVRLIDNIVFIHNFASCK; from the coding sequence ATGCTGATATTTAAAACTATTAAAGAGATAAATGATTTTATCTCCCTTAAAAAACGGGGACAAAAATCCATAGGATTGGTTCCAACTATGGGAGCTTTGCACCGGGGACACCTGTCGCTGATACAAAAGGCAAAAGAACAAAACGATGTGGTGGTTTGTAGCATTTTCGTCAATCCCATTCAGTTTAACAACCCTGAAGACCTGAAAAAATACCCAAGAACACCACAAGCCGACCAGGAACTGTTGGAAAAAGCAGGCTGCAATGCCATTTTTTCCCCGGATGAAAAAGAAATGTACCCGGAACCGGTTACTAAAGTATATGAAATGGGTGGATTAGAAAAAGTGATGGAAGGTGCTTTTCGCCCGGGACATTTCAACGGAGTTGGTGTGATCGTTCTAAAACTATTCGACATTATTCTTCCCAACAAAGCTTACTTTGGCGAAAAAGATTTCCAGCAACTTACCATAATAAAATATCTAACAAAGATTTATTCTTACCCGGTAACCATCGTCCCCTGCCCTATTGTAAGGGAAAACAACGGGTTGGCAATGAGTTCTCGAAATGCCCGTTTGACAGCCGGAGAAAAATCCATTGCACCACTTATCTACCAAACCTTGGTTAAAGCTAAAGGAATGTATGAAAATAACCAGGAGTACTATTCGGCAGACACTGTTAAAAAATGGGTTGTAGAAAATATTGAACAAAATAGCCCAATGAAAGTTGAATACTTTGAGCTTTCGGACATTGATACCCTCCAGCCAGTAAGTAACTGGACTTCTGATAATGGAATCATCGGATGTATTGCTGTTTATCTCGGAAATGTAAGGTTGATTGATAATATTGTTTTTATTCATAATTTTGCATCATGCAAATAG
- a CDS encoding flippase-like domain-containing protein, which translates to MKKKFFSILRFTFFLGIGIFFIWLFLRNLTSTEKHEIIYSLKNANYFWIIIVVFIGIFSHYIRAIRWRMLLEPLGYQPRKANVFFSVFIGYLANMVLPRLGEVSRCGVLTRYEKIPFNKGFGTVITERAVDMVVFFLIFFVNTIFQASRLYSYIEQKVYQPFSVKFNHAADFSGSIKIIIFSGLILLVVLFFLFRKKIIYSRFYTKIKTMLLGFLEGIKSLMGIKKPRLFIFYSLLIWFCYLLMSFLVFFAMPATKQLGLDAGISVLIFGTIGIMLVQGGIGIYPAIVAETLFIYGIPEVSGYAMGWLIWISQTITILIIGPLSTILLPIYNKHSYGKN; encoded by the coding sequence TTGAAAAAGAAATTTTTTTCGATATTAAGGTTTACATTCTTCCTGGGAATCGGGATTTTTTTTATATGGTTATTCCTCAGAAACCTTACTTCTACTGAAAAACATGAAATAATTTATTCGCTTAAAAATGCAAATTATTTTTGGATTATTATTGTAGTTTTTATTGGTATCTTTAGCCATTACATACGGGCAATCCGCTGGAGAATGTTGTTGGAGCCATTGGGCTATCAACCCCGGAAAGCCAATGTTTTCTTTTCTGTATTTATCGGATATTTAGCCAATATGGTATTGCCACGGCTGGGAGAAGTAAGCCGCTGTGGAGTGCTTACCCGCTACGAAAAAATACCCTTCAACAAAGGTTTTGGTACCGTGATTACCGAAAGAGCCGTTGACATGGTAGTGTTTTTCCTGATATTTTTTGTAAATACTATTTTTCAGGCTTCAAGGTTATATTCCTATATCGAGCAAAAGGTATATCAGCCTTTTTCTGTAAAATTTAACCATGCAGCCGATTTTTCCGGGTCTATTAAAATAATTATCTTTTCGGGCTTAATACTTCTTGTGGTATTGTTTTTCCTGTTCAGAAAAAAAATTATCTATTCCCGTTTTTATACTAAAATCAAAACGATGCTGTTAGGGTTTCTCGAAGGGATAAAATCCCTGATGGGCATAAAAAAACCCCGGCTTTTTATCTTTTATTCCTTGCTGATTTGGTTTTGCTACCTGCTGATGTCGTTTCTTGTATTCTTCGCCATGCCTGCCACGAAACAACTGGGTTTGGATGCAGGTATTTCCGTATTGATTTTTGGCACCATTGGTATTATGCTGGTACAGGGGGGTATAGGAATTTATCCTGCCATCGTTGCCGAAACATTGTTTATTTATGGTATTCCGGAAGTATCCGGCTATGCAATGGGTTGGTTGATATGGATTTCGCAAACTATTACCATTTTAATTATCGGACCATTGTCCACCATTCTCTTGCCGATTTACAACAAACATAGCTATGGAAAAAATTGA
- the radA gene encoding DNA repair protein RadA, with the protein MPKVKTVFFCQNCGAQTSKWLGRCPSCGEWNTFVEEVVQREESGTHKQASARNAAKPHLITEINYDENKRIASGDDELNRVLGGGIVPGSVILIGGEPGIGKSTLMLQVFLKLKKLKTLYISGEESEQQIRMRAERIGMDGASCYILTETSMQQIFQHLETLQPDLVVVDSVQTLQTEVIDSSAGSISQIRECTAELQRFAKLTGTPVFLIGHITKEGVIAGPKILEHMVDTVLQFEGDRNYGYRILRSVKNRFGSTSELGIYEMLNSGMRQVSNPSEILLSQRDENLSGITIAATIEGMRPMLIEIQALVSSAAYGTPQRSSTGFDYRRLNMLLAVLEKRSGFRLGAKDVFLNIAGGIRVDDPAIDLAVIAAVLSSSEDIPIDQKTCFAAEVGLSGEIRSVNRIEQRISEAAKLGFDKIFISKYNQKGIDRSKFSIEIIACSKIEKVFARLFS; encoded by the coding sequence ATGCCAAAAGTAAAAACTGTATTTTTTTGTCAGAATTGTGGTGCTCAAACATCAAAATGGCTGGGCAGATGCCCTTCCTGTGGCGAATGGAACACTTTTGTAGAAGAAGTGGTTCAACGGGAAGAAAGCGGAACACATAAGCAAGCTTCGGCAAGGAATGCAGCCAAGCCACATCTGATCACTGAGATAAATTACGATGAAAACAAGCGAATAGCCAGCGGCGACGACGAGTTAAACCGTGTGCTGGGTGGCGGAATTGTTCCCGGCTCCGTGATATTAATTGGAGGCGAACCAGGCATAGGCAAGTCAACGCTGATGCTCCAGGTTTTCCTGAAACTTAAAAAGTTAAAAACACTCTACATTTCCGGCGAGGAAAGCGAACAGCAGATTCGTATGCGTGCCGAAAGGATTGGAATGGATGGTGCATCCTGCTATATTCTTACTGAAACTTCGATGCAGCAAATTTTTCAGCATCTGGAAACACTGCAACCCGACCTGGTGGTAGTGGATTCTGTTCAAACGCTGCAAACAGAAGTTATTGATTCTTCTGCAGGAAGCATTTCGCAAATCCGCGAATGCACTGCAGAACTTCAACGTTTTGCCAAGCTTACTGGAACACCGGTTTTTCTTATCGGACATATTACCAAAGAAGGAGTTATTGCCGGGCCGAAAATCCTCGAACACATGGTGGATACCGTACTTCAGTTTGAAGGCGACCGGAATTACGGTTACCGCATCCTGCGCTCGGTAAAAAACCGCTTCGGGTCCACCTCCGAATTAGGTATTTACGAAATGCTGAATTCTGGTATGCGACAGGTTTCCAACCCTTCGGAAATCCTTCTCTCGCAACGCGACGAAAACCTGAGCGGCATTACTATCGCAGCCACGATTGAAGGAATGCGCCCGATGCTCATCGAAATACAGGCGTTGGTAAGTTCAGCAGCTTATGGCACTCCACAACGCTCCAGCACAGGATTTGACTACAGGAGATTGAACATGCTGCTTGCCGTTCTGGAAAAAAGAAGTGGGTTCAGACTTGGAGCAAAGGATGTGTTTCTGAACATTGCCGGTGGCATCCGTGTGGACGACCCGGCTATTGACCTGGCAGTGATAGCAGCCGTTTTATCGTCGAGCGAAGATATTCCTATTGATCAGAAAACCTGTTTTGCTGCCGAAGTAGGACTTTCCGGTGAAATACGTTCGGTAAACCGTATTGAACAACGCATTTCCGAAGCCGCAAAACTGGGTTTCGACAAAATTTTTATTTCCAAATATAATCAGAAGGGGATAGATAGAAGCAAATTCAGCATCGAAATAATTGCATGTAGCAAGATAGAAAAGGTATTTGCCCGTTTATTCAGTTAA
- a CDS encoding aspartate 1-decarboxylase — MQIEVLKSKIHRATVTQADINYVGSIAIDEDLIEAANLIEFEKVQVLNINNGERFETYIIKDERGSGVISINGAAARKAAPGDLVIIVSYASMDFELAKQFKPTIIFPNAHNKL; from the coding sequence ATGCAAATAGAAGTTTTAAAATCCAAAATTCACCGGGCAACCGTAACCCAGGCTGATATTAATTATGTGGGGAGCATCGCCATTGATGAAGATTTGATTGAAGCTGCCAATCTCATTGAGTTTGAAAAGGTGCAGGTATTAAATATTAACAATGGAGAACGCTTTGAAACGTATATAATTAAAGACGAAAGAGGTTCCGGTGTGATTTCCATTAACGGAGCAGCAGCCCGTAAAGCGGCTCCGGGCGATTTGGTTATTATTGTATCATATGCATCTATGGATTTCGAACTGGCTAAACAATTCAAACCTACTATAATATTTCCCAACGCACACAACAAATTATAA